aaaaaatcggtttGTCTTTTTCATGACTATAGTTTGCAGTTTGGTTCAAAATTTCCTAAGCCAGCAAAACAGAACTGTGAATAAATATACTTTTCAATATTATATGGCTAAATTTAACAAATTGGCTTTATATGTTTATTAATAAATTTCAatatcggtttattaaatatatgATACGTGCCCACGACCTCCTCCATGTTCCATAATTTTATTAGCATGTTCTCTttatttctttaattattttGCATGCatgtgtttgttttcaaagtaGTGGGGTAGTGGTTCGTTATGTTTCTTCTGCATTTCCATTTCGTATGTAAGGCTATATAAGCCATATTTGTGTTGGGATTATTATGAATGGAATGAATTAAGTCTTGAGTTTCTCTCTAAATATTCTTCTAGTTTTCATCTATTTTCTTAggagtttttttttaatattgcaaatttttatatatatatataaacaactggccgagttacatcaatatcgcaggtaagcgagcaacaagctgcgccgctacccccttctgaatagcaaaccctagcctaTTAAAGACAAACCCCTGCCCCCCTGTTGATGAGCAACTGCTGTGGACAACCTTTTGGACCCTAGTCAACAAACGGATAGCTTCTGGAGCTAGGGAGCCAAAGGTGTCGAAGGCGAAGGGGACAAATGCATGTTGGTTATCAGCACATGCTTTAGCGTGTTTATCCACCTTTTTAGATTCCGCTTTCCTTATAGCCTGTCCTGCTACAAACCCGCTTTCCCTTAAACCAGCTAAGGGGGAGACTCCTGTGAGATCCACATAAGCATGTTTCCCTCCCGCCCAGCCAAAAACGAGCAGATCCGCTGGTCTTaatgtagatctcccttccatggGATCTGTGAGGAAATTCACAGGGGCCTCCTTCTTGGCAGAAATCCCCGCTCTCCTCAAGATGTCCCCCAAGACATCTCTCACCCAGTCGTGCCGATATTTGAAACCAGGGAGCTCCTTACAATGAATAgcatgctccccgtatttatccaTGCAGGCTTTACGGCAAATTGGGCAGGTTTCGTCTTCTGAATACATAGGGATCATCAGCCGGTATTTGAGGATAGCCCTATACTCAACAGCCGACATGCATTGCCCCAGCCCCTCGATCGGGATAACAGTCAAAAAATCTTGCGCATGGGGGCCTTTCAAGCACTCAATCACCGCCTTTTGACCCACTTTAACGGGTTATCTATCAAACCAAGTGGTACACATCAATATATAAATACTACAAAAATATTTAGGTaattatttaaatattgtgtgtatTGGGTAAGTAATGAGGTGGAAATTAAGAAGGGTAATGATATTTGTAGGGTTGGAGATGAAATAAGGGTTTTTAAGGATTTGTAAGTATATGACGTGGCAGATGACGTGTCAGCTAAGGATGCCTAAGGACGCACGTAACATTGGAGATGGTCTAACAATGTGTTCTCGTACATTATTATGAGTTACCGTTCAATGTGTGTAAAGACGAAAACATTAGGATCGATTATGAATTTGCTTTAAATTTGTAAATATACAGTGAAAATCATTGCATGTAGAAGAAAGTACACCACATGAATCACAAATGCTTTACATGCAAAGGAAGGCAAACTTTGTGAAATTCAATCAAGATGGAAATTAACAACTAAAATTATATTGGGACGACGATCTCATTGTGGCTAAGAAACATAATTGGTCGTAACTGATGACGAAGAGCGATTTAAAAGTATTTCAAGATGTAACTGATGAGTGGCAGTTTGTGTGACACTAATTTGATGCCTATCTATATATCtctttaaatatttaaatatattaGCGGTAATTTATTGAGCATGTCACTTAGACGATACCGTATCTGTAGCATTTGGTAGCAGGAATAAGAGGTGAAATGAAATGAACCATTGtaagggaatgaagaaaagagtgtttggttggtcgatggaatggaatcatccattccaaaatgcattccatttccctcaaaatcattccatccgtcccccctgttttttttccattccattccctcttcaCCCTTCATTAACAACACTACAACCCACCACTGTTGCTACCATACACACCACCATTGTCATCCGCCGCCGTCACCCACCtccgccgccacccgccaccacctacCGCCGTCACCCACCTTCGTCCTCGCCACCGCCGTCACCGCCACCCAGCGCGCCACTGCCACCTCCGATCATTGCCACCACCCACCTTCGATCATCGCTGCCACCATTGCCACtgccacctccgatcaccgccgccacccaccgctGTCAACCGCCACCTCTGACCACCGTCACCGCTGCTACCACCCCTGTTACCACCGCCGCCACCTACCTCCAccgtcatccaccaccaccaccgttgtCACCATCCGCCGTCgtctccacccaccaccaccgccaaccACCGCCAACCACCGCCGCTACAACTGACACCTAGCACCGTGCCCCATCATCGCCCATCACTGACCACCGCCATCtgattttattccttcgtctttTTTCGCCtaccaaacaacaaaaagtaatggttcattccattcacacatgataaccaaacaagacatggaatggtaatgatcaattccattacctcatccattccattacatCGTCCATCCCGTATATAAAACGGTAATTAAGATAAAGTTAATTACATTTCCATGTAATGTTGCTAATTGTTGGAGCAAGTCTTCATGAAATATGTAAATTCACATGAACTTTATACATGCATTCAAAATGAATCAGGAGTGCAAAATCATATAGCAATATAGCATTAAAATTTAAAGAAATCAATATAACGAAAAAAATGTTGATTGTTACAATCTTCATTCCATTTAAAAACTTGATTTGTAAATCGTGTGTTCTTCAAGATCTTACGACGCTAAATCATGAGAATGAGTAGAACAGCAATAATAAATCCGAATCTTTCTCCCTTTTGAAAGCGAGTTCTGCCGTTGTTCTGTGATCAAAGAAAGCAAAAGGTCAGTAAAATCATGTATTTTATGTGCTTTTTTGCATGTAAAGTGACATTTTGATTGTGAAACATGTAGGAAACTTACCAGATTAAGTATTGGTGATGGTGCTGGTGCAGTATCATCAGAATCTGCAGCTACTGGTGGGGCTGGCGGGCTCTTAGGAACCGGTGCGGGTGCTGGTGCATGATGTTTCTTGTGCATGTGCCTCCTGTGCCTGTGTCTTCTAGGAGCTGGTGCAGGGGAGGGACTCGTGTCAGGTGTTGGGGCCGGTGGAACACTAACCGGTGTTGGAGCTAGTGATGGTGTTGGTGGTGGAGGAGTTGGTGCTGGCGGTGGGGTCGCTGGTGCTGGTGGTGGAGTTGCTGGCGCTGGAGCCACAACAGGTGGTGGGAcaactggtggtggtgttggggcaggcaatggtggtggtggtgttggggcTGGCAATGGGGGTGGTGGAGTGGATGGAGTGGATACGGGTGGAGCCACTGGCGGTTGTGGTGGTGGGATTTGAGGTGGCGGGACAGATGGGGCCGAAGCTGGAGGAGTTTTAGGGGACAGGGACGGTAGAGGGGTGGCGGGTGGTGGTTGCGTTGGCGGAATTGGGGTGGTGGAAGGGGGTGGTACAGTGGCAGACGTAGTTGATGGTGAAGCCGCAGGCGATTGGCCGTTGGAAACCGCTACCAAAAAGCAGATCCAAGCTAGAATAATATTAGTCCACAACATATTTGGTAGATGGATTGTGTTTGGATGAAAGAAATGAGGGTTTATAACATAATGTGACATGTGTAATTTCAGATGAAATGAAGAGGGTTGGTGCTACATGACCTTCATGTGGGTGGTACATCTCTAATTGCTTAATTTGATTATTTGACCCCTGAGATATAACTTGAACTCCAATTTTTGTAGGTAAGGGATGATGTTTATGATTTTGGTAAATATTTCATATCATTATTGGTCATCTTTCTCTATAGACCAAAAGTCACATTTTAAGGATGTTAACCAACTACCTAAAGTATGAGTACATAGCCTTCATATGGAAAATCAATACAGAGAGACAATGTTTCACATGATACGCAAAGCCACTCGATGTTGGTTACTCAAATGTTTAATTGAAGTCGTGGCTTCTCAGGCCAAAAGTCACTACTAGATAGTATACCTTTACGTTGTGTTCCCAAGTTTCATTTAATGGCACGCGAATTATGACACACACTGATTTTACGATGTACAAAAGTGTGTCATAAAATCTAAAGGATTTATGACAGGCGTTATTGTATGTATCTTTTCTAAACTCTAAAAAAATCATGTTTCCCTCCTTATCCCTTCTTAAAATATTTAATCTCCAAATCTCTCCTATTCACAAAACGCGAATTAGATAAGAAGTTTGACTGATGATGATTATGATGTGAAAGAATAACTGATTAAAGGGGGTTTGGTAGTTTTTGTTTTCTACTTTTAACTTTAAAAACACATAATGACATAAATCTTACAGTTTActatatttatattaatatttcCTTGGTACATAAAACACCATAAATTTCCtatagagtaaattgctaaaatcatTCCTGgggtttgactcaaattgctagatcagtacaaaatcaattttttttgctaaaacagtccctgagcctagtttctgttgctattccagtccaataaattaacactgttagaacctccgttaatgaatgggtaaaactgctaaattcgtccatgaggtttgattcaagttgctagatcagtccaaaatcaagttttttgaatttgttaattataaacttatttaggtatataatttttctagacttgcattaattttttgaatttgttaattataaacttatgtagattataaacttatttaggtatataatttttctagacttgcattaattttttgaatttgttaattataaacttatatagattataaacttatttaggtatataaatcattaatatcacaagattataaacttatttaaggCGAGTCCAGTTATATTTATGTTCATTGAATAAATACCAATGTTCCAATTTCATGGTTCACTAACGTTCCTAATAATTTTTTTACAGT
The sequence above is drawn from the Helianthus annuus cultivar XRQ/B chromosome 12, HanXRQr2.0-SUNRISE, whole genome shotgun sequence genome and encodes:
- the LOC118484847 gene encoding formin-like protein 14 gives rise to the protein MNHCKGMKKRVFGWSMEWNHPFQNAFHFPQNHSIRPPCFFSIPFPLHPSLTTLQPTTVATIHTTIVIRRRHPPPPPPATTYRRHPPSSSPPPSPPPSAPLPPPIIATTHLRSSLPPLPLPPPITAATHRCQPPPLTTVTAATTPVTTAATYLHRHPPPPPLSPSAVVSTHHHRQPPPTTAATTDT
- the LOC110894558 gene encoding lysine-rich arabinogalactan protein 19, with protein sequence MLWTNIILAWICFLVAVSNGQSPAASPSTTSATVPPPSTTPIPPTQPPPATPLPSLSPKTPPASAPSVPPPQIPPPQPPVAPPVSTPSTPPPPLPAPTPPPPLPAPTPPPVVPPPVVAPAPATPPPAPATPPPAPTPPPPTPSLAPTPVSVPPAPTPDTSPSPAPAPRRHRHRRHMHKKHHAPAPAPVPKSPPAPPVAADSDDTAPAPSPILNLNNGRTRFQKGERFGFIIAVLLILMI